In Notamacropus eugenii isolate mMacEug1 chromosome 1, mMacEug1.pri_v2, whole genome shotgun sequence, one genomic interval encodes:
- the LOC140526983 gene encoding major urinary protein-like: MSVERMKFFMETSLEDDGHNDFTIQSLGSDHVVYILFNIKDGEVTVWGELFGQHPDLPDEIKKEFEEICERFGIRKDQIIDFSKDDRCEIVIRNFTLACRNS; this comes from the exons ATGTCAGTGGAAAGGATGAAATTCTTTATGGAGACTTCTTTAGAAG ATGATGGACACAATGATTTCACCATTCAAAGTTTAGGCTCTGACCATGTGGTATATATCTTGTTTAATATCAAAGATGGAGAGGTGACTGTTTGGGGAGAACTCTTTG GCCAACATCCAGATCTGCCagatgaaataaagaaggaattTGAGGAAATCTGTGAACGTTTTGGAATTAGGAAGGATCAAATTATAGATTTCTCCAAGGATG ATCGATGTGAAATAGTGATAAGGAACTTCACCCTGGCATGCAG GAATTCCTAG